In Deinococcus maricopensis DSM 21211, one genomic interval encodes:
- a CDS encoding glycosyltransferase — MFSVVVPARNEAAHLPALLRALAAQTLPPAEVIVVDNGSSDATARVARAGGAVVVPCATPGVARARQAGLDAARAPWIATTDADSLPRPDWLERLSAHTSGAVALYGPMRFSDATPVDAALSEAGYRVFLRAAHALGHANLAGANMAFSRMAAHLAGGYPDVEAREDILLGAALAQLGPVRYVPDALVLTSARRMHAAGGWAPFLWRHVRNLGGRTAGYFDGR, encoded by the coding sequence GTGTTCAGTGTCGTGGTGCCCGCCCGTAACGAAGCCGCCCACCTGCCCGCGCTGCTGCGCGCCCTCGCGGCGCAGACCCTGCCGCCCGCCGAGGTGATCGTCGTGGACAACGGCAGCAGCGACGCCACTGCCCGCGTGGCCCGTGCGGGCGGCGCGGTCGTCGTGCCGTGCGCCACGCCCGGTGTGGCCCGCGCGCGTCAGGCGGGCCTGGACGCCGCGCGCGCCCCGTGGATCGCCACGACCGACGCGGATTCCCTGCCGCGCCCCGACTGGCTGGAGCGACTCTCCGCGCACACGTCCGGCGCGGTCGCGCTGTACGGCCCCATGCGTTTCTCGGACGCCACGCCCGTGGACGCCGCCCTCAGCGAGGCCGGGTACCGGGTGTTCCTGCGCGCCGCGCACGCCCTCGGGCACGCGAACCTGGCCGGCGCGAACATGGCGTTCTCCCGCATGGCCGCGCACCTCGCCGGCGGGTACCCGGACGTGGAGGCGCGCGAGGACATCCTGCTCGGCGCGGCCCTCGCGCAGCTCGGCCCGGTGCGGTACGTGCCGGACGCCCTGGTGCTCACCAGCGCCCGCCGCATGCACGCGGCGGGCGGCTGGGCGCCCTTCCTGTGGCGGCACGTCAGGAACCTCGGCGGCCGAACAGCAGGGTACTTCGACGGGCGGTAA